The Melanotaenia boesemani isolate fMelBoe1 chromosome 17, fMelBoe1.pri, whole genome shotgun sequence genome segment AATCTAGTTTTACCTTGAGAATGAACAGTTTTACAGAACAGATTTCACCCTGTTCACATACtagatgataaaaaggaaaCACCTCAAAACAAGTTTCCATGTAATTTGGTCACAGATTGGAGGAACTACAACAGCAATATTAAACTGTTCACAAGTTGATTATTTTCCAATAGTTTCAATCTGTCTTATTAACTtacatttcaatttaaaataaaattaaataaaatctattatttaaattaaactttattaatcgTCTTTACttgtaaactttatttattcatcaataTTGGAATTTGTAACTAAATTTATTCAGAATCCTTCTCttgaaagttgtttttatcattttaacaaGTAAAGTTGTTACAAATTTGATAATTAACAtaatctttaacattttaaagataaacagaACAACTTGACAGgataacatttataaaatagGATGAGCCAGATTACGATTTAGGCAGCATGACTCCAGGAACTAACTGAACCTCACTGGTGTCGCTTTGGAAACAACTGAtcgttttattgtttaaaacttGCTTTGTTGATCTAAAAACAGCACCACTTCTTTCTGCTCATGACTGATAAGATGTGAAGAATTTTATGGACCACTTCCCTTCACTTTGTTGTTAATCCTGAACATCATTAAGCTGCGGAACATTAAATTTGTAATGTCTGTgttagaaaagagaaaatggagATGGGAAATAACAAAGATGGACCtggtttaatatgtttttatcagAGGATCTTTGTTATAATTGTGAAAAATCTgcctctgaaaaagaaaaacagttttgatttaaaagttcaaattaaGAAGAATAATTACTGGATGTCTGAAGATTCTCATTCATCCAGGTCATGACATCCAGTGTTGGTTGTCTCAAATCAACTGGACTGTTTTAGTTCCTTCAGAACATTGTGCTCTTATCGAGGAAGAGCGTCAtcagttctgatggagataAGGGGAGATTTTACTGCAGTAACATGTGAAACCACTGGGTTGAGCTTGTTTCTGGGGAGGAGGCTACTGTCCTGTAGTAGACATCTACTTACCGTCTCTACTGCTTTCATGGCTGGCTGCATGTAAACAAAGTGGTCTCCAACAATGACTGACATGGGTCAAAGCAAAGCAGTGCAGACTTTCACTGATTACATCAACTATGTGGACAAGAACATCAAAATCACATGAAAAGAtgtgaacaacaacaacagctgcCTTTCCTGGACTGTACTGTCCACATGATGGAGGACAGGAGCCTGCAGACTGGACAACCCTCATCCTTTAAACACAAGCTCGGAGTTATCAGAACGCTTCAGTACCGGCCAGAAAACATCCCCACCAATGCAGAAGCCCAGGAGCAAAGAATAAATATCTCTTAGGATGATAGAACTTATGGATTGTTTCTACCTGGACTGGACCTTTATTAAAGCTGCAACTAGACCCAGAAACACCACCGACACAgtgagaaaggaaaagaagaaaaaggaaaagaaagagttgTCATCCCTGATGTGGCTGGAACATCTGAGAAACTCAGGAGGATTTTTAACAAACAGCAAATAGCCATGTTTGTCAAACCCAGCCACCCCGTCACACAGAAACTGACTCATCCTAAAGACCCGACTCCACACTCTTAAAAAAGCAACCTGGTGTTGCAGGTCAGTGCAGTGAGGACTGCAATGAGCTCTATATTGAGGAAAACAATCACTCAACAGATGGATGCTcaacacaggagagaaactcaTCAGATCAGGACTCAGATTTTctccttcattcattttaaaatacagactTTTGAGGACCTCAGTGATAAAATCTTGGACAGAGAAGACGAGTGGTTTGAGCAGCAAGTGAAAGAGGCCATCTATGTCAAAGTAGAAAAAGCTTCAgtaaacagaggaggaggactgaGACATCAGCTCTCCCCCACCTACAGCAGCATCTCTTCAGCCATACCAAAGACAATGAAGAGACTGACCCCCACTTAGCCTCAAGAGAAACTCCTGACAATAGTTGCTATTAATGACACCTCAGCTTGTAGACTCACTACTTCAGTAAAACTTTCTCCatcagaactgaagaagctCTTCTGGATGAgagcaaaatgttttcatgaaacTAAACCAAGTCCAGCTGACTTGACCCAACCTACGTTGGATACGATGACTGAATACTACGGCAATACTTCCTGAAAAGGAGAAACAGGGAAACAGATCATACTTCAGTGGGTTTCTGGAGTCATTTTAAGAAGAACTAAAGATTGAAAATGAAACTTAATGGAGCATGTTAAAATGTAGAGCATCGTCTTCATTTGCATTACATTACACTGcattaaatcacatttcactgagacaaagtggataaaaacacactgaactaCAATACGAGTCACGTTTTCACATTTGCTGGTTAGTTTTTGAATTCATGTGAATTTTCTGTGATGTATCGTTGGCAGCAACTTAAAACTAacatctgatttaatttttcctgTATGAATATTTCTGTGAAGGAccaatatatataaatgagaAACTTGAACCATTTATGGTGTAAATATCCTGAAAGTATTATTGACTTGacattaaataacataaaatctgATCTTGAAATACTTGTTTGATATTCAGAGATCAGTTGTCCTGTTGGATGGAAAAGATTTGGAAGCAGTTGTTACTTTAAATTCACTGTGTTGAAAAACTGGTCAAAAAGCAGGAAAGACTGTCAGGAAAGAGGAGCTGATCTGGTGATCATAAACAGCAAAGAGGAacaggtgggtgtgtgtttgattttttatgtctgtgtgaaCTTTGATGTAACTGATCTGGTACTTTAGTCTTGATCTTTTGTCAGTCTGCTTCCTGTCCTGATGGATTTCACTTTAAATGGTTTTCAAGTCCTAAAATCAGGATCAGggtgctcatttataaaactctgcGTAGGATTCCTACTAAAAGTGGACGTCCGCCAAGAATCCAGAGTTTGCGTAAGcaacaaaatattctgatttataaaaccgtgcgtgcgcacaggtgcaagcaattttccctttataaatcacactctgCCTGAAAGCTTGCGcaagtgaattctgctgctaGCCCGCCCCCTACACGCCCACATTCTActataaatggtcaatgcaaagcacCTCATGGACATTTCTGCATATAAATGAACCAGCTGATCTCTGCTATTTAAACCTAAATCATGGCAACCGAAAAGACGAGGAAGCGTAATTTTACGGAGACGGAGGTGGAGGTACTTGTTGGTGAGGTGGAGGCTCGCAAAAACATATTATTTGGCGGCCTCGGTAGTGGCATCAGCAACAAACGGAAAACAGAAGAGTGGCAACACGTTGTTGCAGCTGTCAATAGTGTGGGGGTGACGGAGAGGTCCGTgccagacattaaaaaaaagtggtcgGATCTCAAGGTGGAGGCAAAGAGGAGGATGGCACGCCACCGCCAGGGAATGTGTGCCACAGGCGGGGGTCCTGCCACACCAAACCCCACGCCGCTGGAGCTGAAAATAGCCTCCATTCTTGGGCCCGCAAGCATCTACGGCATAGTGCCAGAGAATGAGGGGGACACAGACCAGGCGGACGCCACAGCAGAGACCGgtaaattattgtttatttaatttaacagccATGTAAAAAGCAGcgaataacattttttatttatctccagTCACTCTACAGATGGAGGCAGTGGGTGAGGAGATCCCCGGTACATCCACAGAGGAGATGGTCAGACCCACCACGAGTGCGCCCCGGGCGCACGGCACAGCTGGAGGTGGCCGCGTGCTGACAGATGCGGTCCTCCAAACACAAAGGGACACCATCGACGCTGTGAAGGAAATTCGTGATGAATTACATCAAATCCGTCATGTAATTAGCGGAATGTGTGCTGTACTGTCTGAAATTTCCACGTCATTAAAAGAACTTGTTAAAAAATGAGATTTGCCTACTGTATTCCTTTCACAAACGCTGCATGACTTGCTGACGTAGCCTGGCTCCCCGTTGGTGGTCTTCATGCCGGGGAGGGGGCTGTGCGTCAGGATCCTCATGGTGAATGGGAGGGAGGCCAGGTGGGAGGGGAACACCATTCCTCAGTGCCACGTTGTGCAGGACACCACACGACATGATGATCCTGCACACCTTATTGGGCTGGTAGAGAAGTCTCCCCCCCGACGCATCAAGACACCGCCACCGGTTTTTAAGGAGGCCGATGGCTCGCTCCACAACAGAGCGCGCACGAACGTGGACGGAATTGAAGCGCGCCTCCTCTGCGCTTTGCGGGTTCGCAAAAGGCGTGAGGAGCCAGCGTCTCAGGGGATAGCCACTGTCACCTGCAGGTTTTGGAGATTAATTcagaacagagactttgttGAGATTTCCACAGTGTTTGTTGATACTTACCGAGAAGCCACCCATCCCGCGAagcacctgcctgcagtctattCCCTACACTGCTGTGTGCCAGGATGAATGAATCATGGGTTGACCCAGGCCACCGTGCCACTAAATTTGTCAGAAGCAAGTTTGAGTCGGAAATGACTTGCACGTTAACTGAATGCACATTTTTTCGGTTAACGTAGACAAACTCATTCTGACTTGGAGCCCTTATAGCAACGTGAGTGCAGTCAATCGCGCCGATTACATTTGGGAAACCGGTTgatgctgcaaattgccttttaatgttggCCTGTTCCCCTACAGTGTATGGAAACTTTATGTATCGACTGCTCATTTTTATAATGCCATCCAAAACGGCAGGCATTACATTACTCAGCGATGGCTGAGATATTCCAGACCTAAAATGGAATGTAACAACTTATTGAAACCCACTGAGTTTTGGGCTGGAACATGTCAGctgagattaaattaaaattacctGTCGGCTAATTCCCGCTGGAAAGAGCCGGTTGCCAGAATCCCGAGAGTTGTCAGCACCTGCATATGCGCGGGTATGGCATGGTTCCGGCGGGTTGATCGCTCCAACACTGGGCCCAACTCAGCACATAGATTTAAGAGCACTGCTCTAGGAAATCTAAATCGGCATATCAGCCAGTCATCATCGTTGGCCAGGAAATCTTGATGGTCTCTAAAAACTCTCTCCATCCTGATCCTGCCGTTTGCGTAATCTTCAAGGAGTGCCAGCGCATCCATTGTGAAGTTCTGCATTACGCACGGTCGTAATTCacctatttatgtttactcaGTAATTACACTCATTACTACACACCTTGTCACAATTAGGCTTCTGTGAACAAATGAGTGCATTTGCTTTACGATCAAAACAAGTAAGACCATACTGCACTGACAACATTAAATTCCTATGGGGTGCCTATAAGTCGGCTACAGGTATGATTTCAGGAACGCATCTATATTTCAGGCTTCTGTGTTTATGATTCTATGGCACTAGTGTCGGATATGATGGCATGATGGCATGCATGAATGAAGGTGAAGTTCATCACCTCACCAGCAGCACCGCCAGTTTCCCGTCTCCAAAATGTTCGTAAGCAAGTTTCAGAGTTTACGTACCGGTACGCACATTTTCCCGCCAcgttagtttttataaatcagaaacttTCCGTAGAAAGTCACTTACGCCGCTTTTTGTGCGTAAgcaagctttataaatgagcaccCAGCTGATCAATTAGATCCATTTACTTGATTTACTTCATGAACTcatttctaaatataaatattttcatatttcagtactttatggttttgttttgactcAGTTCTgctacatttgttaaaaaaaaagaataattgttAAACATGtagtaaaaatgtgatttatttaccagaacaaagaccaggggtctcatttataaaactgtgcgtaggattcttactaaaagtgtacttacgcccaaaaccggaagttggcgtacgccataaaatattctgatttataaaaccgtgcgtacgcacaggtgcaagcaatttcccctttataaatcacactcgtccttgaagtttgcgcaggtgaatttggctcatgttccgcccactacacacccactttccaccataaatggtcaatgcaaagtacctcagcgtgtattaaaatgagccagctgatccatgttgtgatccatgaacaacggcaaccgcagggaagcgaaccaaaaaacgcaacttcacagaggcagaaatcgatgcattagtgagtgaggtggagagtcgaaaaattattttgtttggtagccacagtagtggcgtgacaaataagagtaagtgtcgtgagtggcaacacatagttacctcagttaactctgtgagcgggacagagcggaccatggcgagatcaaaaagaaaccatcaatgaactgaaggaaatcagaacaacactgcataatttgtgtgacattatgttcgacattccaaacacattaaaagagcttgtgaaaaagtgaaccttattgtctgcttaatcgctgcatgacctcctcacggagccgtgccccgtgttggaactccctgtgtctgggagggggctgtgggtgagggtcggcattccgaggaggggggaggccaggaggtagttggatgccgtgcctcagtgccaggttgtgcagcacgccacacgccctcacgatcctgcgcaccttttggggattgtacaataatctaccccctgacgcatccagacaccgccaccggcattttaaaaggccgatggcgcgctctacagttgagcgcgcacgggagtgagcggtattgaacagggtctcctctgcgctctgggggtttgggaagggggtcaggagccagcgccggagggggtagccactgtcccctgcatttcaatgaaacagtgcatcagtggtctgcatctggctaagctggttgtcaatataaagttattgtcttaccaagaagccagccatcacgtacagcgcctgcctgcagtctcttccctacactgctttgcgctaggatgtaagagtcacgtgtagagccaggccatcgtgcaactacatttgtcaacatcatgttggattgacatatgacttgaacattgatagtatgcacatgcttcctattgacatacatgaattcatcgacatatggggcccttatagcaatatgagtgcagtcaattgcgccgattacattaggaaaaccggacattgctgcaaattgccttttaatgtcggcctgttctcctgcaatatagagaaattggatgtggaagagtgtagcaggacgcatagacagcggagacgggttatgaactcttgccgggttgaagtcatgcacgctgaccagtgagccgaaatcacacttgcggtcatacagccagagcgcaaaattaattggagacatggtgacaggaccccacgctgccacaagaggactctggatgcagtgtgttgttaattccccacctctccatctgtgtcgccaattcccccagcctccaaaaccagcgtacgcatgggtcagagctgccgtgaaagaccgcacattttcacgtcaagtttgttttttataaatcacaacctttgcgtgaaaagaggcgtacgccagtttcaggccccattttgtgcgtacgcaacggttataaatgagaccccagattAGTATGAGtgaaaaaatgttgctgaaTGAATCATAACACTAAAAATTAATTTcaataacaacaaaatcagTGAAAACTGTTTTCTGATCAAAGGAAACTACAGGAAACTAAAGTCAgtagttttaatgaaatttcaacatttgttttaacaaagactgaaaagtattcattaacattttgttgcttttggtttttgcagaatggaagaattaaaaagtttgtttttctttcagatattGTTACAGTTATGTTACTACAACAGACGAGCagaataatgattttttttattctaccttttctttgtttgtccagGAATTTGTCAGTAAACTGAGTTCATGGTTCTGGATCGGTCTTGAATGGAAAGAACATGGATGGAAATGGGTGGACGGATCTCCACTGACAGAAACGTAAGAAATTCTTTACAATGTTAATTAATATCACTGTTTAGAGAcgtaaaatctaaaatgtagaATCTTACAATATTCTcctaaaaatatgaaaaatcaggagataattttaatttgtttcaacAAGTATCTCTCTGAATGAACAACTTGAACTTTGTTTACTAAAAACTTCCTGCAAGCCGActgaaaaactacaacaaaacatgtttacaacTGACAAAGTATTTTACTACATTTAATGGCTGAAAAGGTTTTTCTAGTGTCTGATGGTTCACAGTGAAAAGTCAtggaggaggacagactgatcagaaataaaaccactaaCAAGCTTAAAACCAGGAAGCAGATcagcagaggaaacatttctgGAGGATTGAGCAGCTTTTACagaatttaatgaataaatagagaCAATGTTGGACTTTATCAAGAGTCCATAAATGATCCATAATCAGTCCAGACCCATAATCCTGTGTGTTGTCACATGTGTGTACGTTCTATGAgatgatgagaaaagaaatacagaaaacatctgaaacttaTAAAGAGGAAGTTTATCTGAATGTGGAAATAATCCTGAATTTCAGTCCAGTtgaatgtgatgttttatttgtccaACAGGTTCTGGGAAGATGGAGGGCAGAACATGTACAACAGTTATCAAGGAAAATGGCAAGCAGCACATTCCAGTGGTACGTCTTACTGGATCTGTGAGAAAAATTCTTCCGTCTCTCAGtgatataaatgtgtttgcagTGATTAAACTGTCAAATTTGACaccaaaaatattaagaaaagttCTCTTTGTTGTAAATTTCAGATGTTGTGTGTCACTCATAATCTACATATATCTTCCCTCTGTAGTCTAATATATAGACAGAGTAGTGAAGGTGGAAGTCATccatacaacaacaacaacatataaactttGTTCCACtcatttattgtaaaacaaggaaaactgcAGCCtctctttactttgtttacttgcttgatttatgatgtttttcttgcTAAATCTACAGTCAGTATCATCTTTAATTTATCTGGCACACATGAAGGtagcagctgaagattttaacaagaagaaaaatcctcAATCTTAGTTGTTTTAATCTGGATTGTGTGAATAACTGCAGACTGATCAATGGAGGAGAACTTTCCTCCTTCtgataaatgtaaacagaaatgtgttaCGTTTCTTTTGCAAACAGCAGGATGTACTGGAGAATGACGTTAGTGGATGCTTCTATGGGCCACAACTAATGTCTACTTTTTACATGTAGTACAATTGTAAggattgtgtttttatactgagatggaaaaagtaaagaaactgAGCTCTGGAGAAATGAGAATTTGTGTTCTACAAATTTaactaaacactgaaaaacaacatattatgTTGGatgatatagaaaaaaaagttcaacttgTCATCCAGGCACTAAAATGTGGACGTTTCTAAAAGTCCCCCAGTTACAAAACAATCttactttttgttaaatgtttttatttcttatcagTATTTGATCCTTTTTACTCATTCTAGACATGTTGTGTATGTTGCATTGCTAAACCTGAAATTAAATCCTATATCTTAAGCCTCTACTTCTGCAACCTCACTGACCTTGCAGTGCTTGTTTAGCTTCTATCAGAACGTCAGTGGGATTCACTGTTTTCATGAACCCTGTGAAATGTGGACTGAAGGCATGACTGGTGAAACTTGCACTGAGATCTAAACAGCTTTCAAATAAATgcctgttttcatgttttatgattttattcaaTCAAATGAAACTTATTTTTCCAACATGTGTGTCAGTTTCTACTTCATGTTGTTAGATAGATTTTATTGTACTGGTTAATTATCCAAGGCCATGATTATGTTTCAGTGAGGAAATATTTTAGTACTATTGCAAAGATGTTTGATTAAttagaaatacagaaataaaacttttactttttccttgAAACTGTTTAACTACACTTCAGATGTTCCTGAATGCTTGTTtgtccacatctttctctcaTAAAGCTGGTTGCTCTGGCGATGCAGACACCAGTCTAAACACCGGACagtaagctggttttggacgtgtCTCGGGTTGCTGACCTTGGCAGGCACCGTTacttctgtctgtctcactcCGCCGTCTCTCGCTGGACGTCTCCCTACTTCTCCACctcgctccctctctcctcttccCCTCCCCTCACATTCTCTGCTTTGCATGCTGACGGCTCTCTACCTCCTCCTGACCTGCATGAGGATGTGTAACAGGACAAGGTTGAACCTCAGTCCATTTCAGGTTCTCTCTAGCAGGCCTCCTGGTCTTGGAATTGAGCCGACCCTACCTGAAATCGTCATTGGTGAGGATTCAGTGTTGGTTTATTGCGAAACCTTTTCCTTGTGCTTTCTGAGGCTTTAAAGGTGGTGACAGCAGCTCTCCCAAAACCAGCTGAGGACGggtttcacacacactgatgcagggTGGCTGGATTGTAAGTGAGGACCTCAGAAGGAGCATTAAACGGCTCAGAGGTTCACGGGTCTGTACCAGGTGCCCCTGTGGGTGGTCTTCCTGGCCAGCCACTGCAACTGTGTCCCAGCACCGGTGGAAAATCTTCAATCTTCACCGccccctccatctccatctctggGGTAGATCTCAACTCATCTAATCCACCTGGAAGAATCAACATGGGTTGTCCTGTCCCCTTTTCCCTGAGTGGTGACTAGCAACAACCATGGCCTTCAGATGACTATGGGAGCTTGAATGCAGATGTTGTGGAGAAATACTCATctgcttcatttcttttctcGTTCACATGTAGGCTGACAGCCACAGGAGTTGGTGAAACGTCACCTGATTGATCATCATGATGAGGAAACACGTGTGCTGGCTGAGCAAATCGCTCTGAAATTCACAAATTCCAGCTGTTCTGTCTGTTCCCTGATCTCATTTGCTACACCTGAGTGATGCTATGCTTGTATGATGTGCATTTTACTTCTTTGGGTCTTCGTGGTATGAATATGCTGTTTCACACACACCTTCTCAGGGTTCTTGCTGTCCCACAGGTGTTGTGTAGGTTTGTGGTCACCATTCTTGCCTGTCTCTTCCTTTCAGGTAACTGGTGTGATATTTGTTGCTTAGCCTTCCTTATTCCTTATGCACGTGTGGCCTCTAATTTAACTATTGCTCTATTCCTGCAGGCGTCACTCTGGCCTCCATAAGAGGGAGAGGTCGGCTCCATGGTCTAAGTTTCTAGGTTGTATAATAACTCTTATGTTACTGGTCGTAATGCTTTTCACATAGATCAGTTGGCTATTGAACTTGAGAATCTCTTTGTACCAGTTTCATCTGGTTTTGAGTCcctgacccctgagcttaaggCTCTATGTGTCGTCCCTGGAGAATGGGATGACTCTGGATTCCTCCTCGCTGACCTGGGCGGAGCCTGTCAGGTAACAGGTGCTGAGTGTTGTATTTGGATTCCTGATACTTCTAACTacattttagctgttttacattatttacgGGACCTCATGCAGGTGATGACTTGTACTTATGATGATATTGGTTTACTGGTTttaacagtgatgatgatgatttctgAACCTCAGTATAATGTTATGGTGTGTCAGTGTATATTTTATAAACTTTTGCTTTTACTACAACCTAGGGGTGTCTATGCTCATGTAGGATCAGCAGCTCTTATCCTTCCTTCATTTCCCACTTATGTTgattatgagtttttttttattaatctgggTGCATTTTGACCCTTGATGTGATTATAAAAGTGGCATTCTGTTGTGTGAGGGTGTTATGGTAAATTTCTTTGCGTTTTGTGTGATTAATAGTAAAACAAGGTTTTCCTTTAATCAAAAGAGGGgaattgtgaaagaaattttgctgcatacggtaatcactcatatatactcatatcataatcacatgtatattcagttttctttaataatttaatattgttaatccattcactattacattttcatattgtgtgttctcattctacagaatactgaagttacagttttcattgtgtatgcgtgtgtgaggtcagactgaccactttcttcccagagctctgaaatggcagagttgagactggttttctCACCTGCTAGATAgtaatagttgtttgggatatcagcttgttgtggtatgtgggctttgtctgaaaactggaagaaagtggcacAACTCAGTTTTCTATTCCTcgtttattattttgctgtttgatcttcagctggggaccagctgaataaaactgtttctttctgatgaatcatcagagtctctcCCGACTCCATGCGAGTCGGGACGACGACTCtctttacttgcaagtaattctttattcaatacttctcctgtaaataaaccttatattacttttactcattccagactcttggtgaTTTTTCTACAACAGAAGCCaccctgattctctcacagtt includes the following:
- the LOC121656697 gene encoding nuclear apoptosis-inducing factor 1-like, with protein sequence MATEKTRKRNFTETEVEVLVGEVEARKNILFGGLGSGISNKRKTEEWQHVVAAVNSVGVTERSVPDIKKKWSDLKVEAKRRMARHRQGMCATGGGPATPNPTPLELKIASILGPASIYGIVPENEGDTDQADATAETVTLQMEAVGEEIPGTSTEEMVRPTTSAPRAHGTAGGGRVLTDAVLQTQRDTIDAVKEIRDELHQIRHVISGMCAVLSEISTSLKELVKK